The following proteins are co-located in the Mesorhizobium sp. M1E.F.Ca.ET.045.02.1.1 genome:
- a CDS encoding zinc-binding dehydrogenase: MALPSEMKALLLVGDGYTRTPSAGALEATEPYLRPGNIAVPAPGPTQALIKVNLASINPSDIAFIKGQYGQPRVKGRPAGFEGVGIVVATGSDPYAKSLEGKRVAFATGVSNWGSWADYAVAEAASCIPLLDTVRDEDAAAMIVNPLTALAMFDIVKQEGDKAFIMTAGASQLCKLIIGLAKEEGFRPIVTVRRDEQIPLLKELGAAHVLNEKAADFETALREVVKAEQPRIFLDAVTGPLASAIFNAMPKRSRWIVYGRLDAEPTIIREPGQLIFQHKHIEGFWLAEWMRQFRDRLGPAVLEAQKRFSDGRWSTDVTAVVPLDEAMARLPAELAKPNGKVFIKP; this comes from the coding sequence ATGGCGCTTCCGTCGGAAATGAAGGCCTTGCTGCTCGTCGGCGACGGCTACACCAGGACACCTTCAGCCGGCGCGCTGGAGGCGACGGAGCCTTATCTGCGGCCCGGCAATATCGCCGTGCCCGCGCCTGGCCCGACGCAGGCGCTGATCAAGGTTAACCTCGCCTCGATAAACCCCTCCGATATCGCCTTCATCAAAGGGCAATACGGCCAACCGCGGGTAAAGGGCCGACCGGCGGGTTTCGAAGGCGTCGGAATCGTCGTCGCTACTGGCAGTGACCCCTATGCAAAAAGCCTGGAGGGAAAGCGCGTCGCCTTCGCCACCGGCGTGTCGAACTGGGGTTCGTGGGCAGACTATGCGGTTGCCGAGGCGGCATCCTGCATTCCGCTGCTCGACACGGTGCGCGACGAGGATGCTGCGGCGATGATCGTCAATCCGCTGACCGCGCTTGCCATGTTCGACATCGTCAAGCAGGAGGGTGACAAGGCCTTCATCATGACCGCCGGCGCCAGCCAGCTCTGCAAGCTGATCATCGGGCTCGCGAAGGAGGAGGGTTTTCGGCCGATCGTCACCGTGCGCCGCGACGAGCAGATTCCTTTGCTCAAGGAACTTGGTGCCGCCCATGTGCTCAATGAGAAGGCGGCGGATTTCGAGACGGCGCTGCGCGAGGTGGTGAAGGCCGAGCAGCCGCGCATCTTCCTCGACGCGGTGACCGGACCATTGGCCTCGGCCATCTTCAACGCCATGCCGAAGCGTTCGCGCTGGATCGTCTATGGAAGGCTCGATGCCGAGCCGACGATCATCCGCGAGCCCGGCCAGTTGATCTTCCAGCACAAGCATATCGAAGGCTTCTGGCTGGCCGAATGGATGCGGCAGTTCCGCGACCGGCTAGGCCCGGCCGTGCTGGAGGCGCAGAAGCGCTTTTCCGACGGACGCTGGTCGACGGATGTGACAGCGGTGGTGCCGTTGGACGAAGCCATGGCGCGCCTGCCGGCGGAATTGGCCAAGCCGAACGGCAAGGTGTTCATCAAGCCGTAG